One stretch of Streptomyces sp. NBC_00443 DNA includes these proteins:
- a CDS encoding winged helix-turn-helix transcriptional regulator, with protein MTGSAQHTQAEAGERYDVFHTDCPARDVVDHVTSRWGVWVLISLRTNDLRFYELRESIQGISEKMLAQTLRALVQDGLVWREVEPTTPPQVTYGLTEFGRDVGEPLTELFDRITRRLTPPNAG; from the coding sequence GTGACAGGAAGCGCGCAGCACACACAGGCCGAGGCGGGGGAGCGGTATGACGTGTTTCACACTGACTGCCCCGCGCGCGATGTCGTCGACCACGTGACCAGCAGGTGGGGCGTCTGGGTGCTGATCTCCTTGCGGACCAACGACCTTCGGTTCTACGAGCTGCGCGAGAGCATCCAGGGCATCAGCGAGAAGATGCTCGCCCAGACCCTGCGCGCGCTGGTCCAGGACGGCCTGGTCTGGCGGGAGGTCGAGCCGACGACTCCGCCCCAAGTCACCTACGGGCTGACCGAGTTCGGCCGGGACGTCGGCGAGCCGCTGACCGAGCTGTTCGACCGGATCACACGGCGGCTGACGCCGCCCAACGCGGGATAG
- a CDS encoding SDR family oxidoreductase gives MIVVTGATGNVGRPLTRALAEAGQQVTAVSRHAAAVPDGVRHVAADLAEPGSLEPALAGAKGLFLLLSGDLHAAGASPAFIIGEAAAGGVRRIVLLSTQGVATRPFGPTRIAMRAVEESLRESGLEWAVLRPGGFASNALWWAESVRARRVVAAPFGDVGVPIIDPADIAEVAAACLLDDRHTGGVYELTGPEVITPRRQAEAIAAALGSPVRFHALTRDEAKAAMAQSMPAELAEDTLDILGSPSPAELRVSPDVQRVLGRAPRPFADWAARNVAAFR, from the coding sequence ATGATCGTGGTGACCGGGGCTACCGGGAACGTGGGCCGGCCGTTGACGCGGGCGCTGGCCGAGGCGGGCCAGCAGGTGACGGCGGTGTCACGGCACGCGGCGGCGGTACCGGACGGCGTCCGTCACGTGGCGGCCGACCTGGCCGAGCCGGGCAGCCTTGAGCCCGCGCTGGCCGGGGCGAAAGGGCTGTTCCTGCTGCTGTCCGGCGACCTGCACGCCGCCGGAGCCAGCCCGGCCTTCATCATCGGCGAAGCCGCGGCCGGCGGGGTGCGCCGGATCGTTCTGCTCTCCACGCAGGGCGTGGCGACCAGGCCCTTCGGCCCGACGCGGATCGCGATGCGCGCGGTGGAGGAATCGCTGCGGGAGTCCGGTCTGGAGTGGGCCGTCCTGCGGCCGGGCGGATTCGCCTCCAACGCCCTGTGGTGGGCCGAGTCCGTCCGGGCGCGGCGGGTCGTCGCCGCACCCTTCGGCGATGTCGGGGTGCCGATCATCGATCCGGCGGACATCGCCGAGGTCGCGGCGGCCTGCCTGCTGGATGACCGGCACACCGGCGGCGTGTACGAGCTGACCGGCCCGGAGGTGATCACGCCGCGCCGGCAGGCGGAGGCCATCGCCGCCGCGCTGGGATCACCCGTGCGGTTTCACGCCCTCACCCGCGACGAGGCCAAGGCCGCCATGGCCCAGAGCATGCCGGCCGAACTCGCCGAGGACACCCTGGACATCCTCGGTTCCCCGAGCCCGGCCGAGCTGCGCGTCAGCCCGGATGTCCAGCGGGTCCTCGGCCGCGCCCCACGCCCGTTCGCCGACTGGGCCGCCCGCAATGTCGCCGCGTTCCGCTGA
- a CDS encoding glycoside hydrolase family 43 protein, translating into MTPPPPGPSRRTLLRAMAVLPASALVLGEAPGLLGTALAAAPPSGSATRYTIVPFLNSNDGTVNVYQSDDATDFRLAKASAYTPPSNRIRDASIFKHTNGYYYVTYTTHTWQDTSTTIGFARSTDRVNWTFLYDHTVPIAGLSRAWAPEWFVDSDGSVHVIVSCSTTNDEWIFTPYLLKATNSALTAWSSPVALSGIGANHIDTFIVKLGSTYHAFTKNETTKYIEYATASSPAGPYTISRTGDWAGWGSYREGPALVQLDNGGWRLFFDGYGDGTYYYSDSYDTFATWSTPAALPAVSGTARHFTVIKETVTGGPTLAKNVTRSFQSANYTTRYWQAQSSQLNLPVVSGTSTTAEKQASTFTVVPGLADANGCSFRDSSGKYLRHWDFRARFDTDDGTSTFARDATFVARTGTTSGSLRFESYNYPGYYLRHYGYQLRVERGDGTDLFRQDSSFVAVTAWA; encoded by the coding sequence GTGACCCCACCGCCCCCCGGACCGTCCCGCCGTACCCTGCTGCGCGCGATGGCCGTCCTGCCTGCCTCGGCCCTCGTCCTGGGTGAAGCGCCCGGACTGCTCGGTACCGCCCTGGCCGCCGCCCCGCCCAGCGGCTCCGCCACCCGGTACACGATCGTCCCGTTCCTGAACAGCAACGACGGGACCGTGAACGTCTATCAGTCGGACGACGCCACCGACTTCCGCCTGGCGAAGGCCTCCGCGTACACCCCGCCGAGCAACCGCATCCGCGACGCGAGCATCTTCAAGCACACCAACGGCTACTACTACGTCACCTACACGACCCACACCTGGCAGGACACCAGCACCACCATCGGCTTCGCCCGCAGCACCGACCGGGTCAACTGGACGTTCCTGTACGACCACACGGTCCCGATCGCGGGCCTCTCCCGTGCGTGGGCGCCGGAGTGGTTCGTCGACAGCGACGGCAGCGTGCACGTCATCGTGTCCTGCTCGACCACCAACGACGAGTGGATCTTCACGCCGTATCTGCTGAAGGCAACGAACTCCGCGCTGACGGCATGGAGTTCACCCGTGGCACTGTCCGGCATCGGCGCGAACCACATCGACACGTTCATCGTGAAGCTCGGCTCGACCTACCACGCCTTCACGAAGAACGAGACGACGAAGTACATCGAGTACGCCACGGCGTCCAGCCCCGCCGGCCCGTACACGATCTCCCGCACCGGCGACTGGGCGGGCTGGGGCAGCTACCGCGAGGGCCCTGCGCTCGTCCAGCTCGACAACGGCGGCTGGCGGCTCTTCTTCGACGGCTACGGCGACGGCACGTACTACTACAGCGACAGTTACGACACCTTCGCGACCTGGTCCACCCCGGCCGCCCTGCCCGCCGTATCCGGAACCGCCCGCCACTTCACCGTCATCAAGGAGACCGTCACGGGCGGCCCGACCCTGGCGAAGAACGTCACCCGTTCCTTCCAGTCGGCCAACTACACCACCCGCTACTGGCAGGCACAGTCCTCCCAGCTCAACCTCCCGGTGGTCAGCGGGACCAGCACCACCGCCGAGAAGCAGGCATCGACCTTCACGGTGGTGCCAGGCCTCGCCGACGCGAACGGCTGCTCCTTCCGCGACTCATCCGGCAAGTACCTCCGCCACTGGGACTTCCGCGCCCGCTTCGACACCGACGACGGCACGTCGACGTTCGCGAGGGACGCCACGTTCGTCGCCCGCACGGGCACAACGAGCGGCTCGCTCCGCTTCGAGTCGTACAACTACCCCGGGTACTACCTGCGGCACTATGGCTATCAGCTGCGGGTGGAACGGGGGGACGGGACGGATCTGTTCCGGCAGGACAGTTCGTTCGTGGCGGTGACTGCCTGGGCCTGA